In a single window of the Nicotiana tomentosiformis chromosome 8, ASM39032v3, whole genome shotgun sequence genome:
- the LOC138897067 gene encoding uncharacterized protein, with protein sequence MVKFQYKEYMNEILNDGPYSINNRPLILKPWTPEFDLNDEFLTEIPLWVSFPKLPMSYWSCNSLSRIASEIDIPLHADECTAKQSRISYARILIQDNVTKTLPDEICITDPYGKRFQQAVIYDWKPEFCEKCQKIGHIYLPQQKTEERQFEPPRRRRKARRAQHPNQQQGPEPNRFAQIWRAKEVGQHTKLNDTTELHMDGDNLFI encoded by the coding sequence ATGGTCAAGTTCCAATATAAGGAGTACATGAATGAAATCCTCAATGATGGGCCCTATTCCATCAACAACAGACCACTGATCCTAAAACCTTGGACACCTGAATTTGACCTAAATGATGAGTTCCTTACTGAAATTCCGCTATGGGTGAGTTTTCCTAAACTCCCTATGAGCTATTGGAGCTGCAATTCTTTGAGCAGAATTGCTAGTGAAATTGATATCCCCTTGCACGCGGATGAATGTACAGCTAAACAATCCAGAATATCATATGCAAGAATATTGATCCAAGATAATGTTACTAAAACTCTACCTGATGAGATATGTATAACGGATCCGTATGGAAAACGTTTCCAACAAGCTGTTATCTATGATTGGAAGCCTGAGTTTTGTGAGAAATGCCAAAAGATTGGTCATATCTATTTGCCACAACAGAAAACTGAAGAGCGGCAGTTTGAACCTcctagaagaagaagaaaagctaGAAGAGCTCAACATCCCAATCAGCAGCAAGGGCCTGAACCTAACAGATTTGCGCAAATTTGGAGAGCAAAAGAGGTTGGCCAGCATACCAAGCTAAATGACACTACTGAATTACACATGGATGGTGACAATTTGTTCATCTAA
- the LOC138897068 gene encoding uncharacterized protein: MILIAAPPNFEEGQSTYMPQRFNGQYYGWWKIRMHDFIMAEDFELWDVICHGPFVPTKTSGVSAVTIPKIRKEFNDDDRKAIEKVFRAKKILLCGIGPYEYNRILACQSAKEIWEAL; the protein is encoded by the coding sequence ATGATCCTCAttgctgctccaccaaactttgaagaaggtcagtCCACCTACATGCCACAAAGGTTCAATGGCCAGTattatggatggtggaagataaggATGCACgattttatcatggctgaagatttCGAGCTCTGGGACGTCATCTGTCATGGACCCTTCGTTCCCACAAAAACCAGTGGCGTCTCTGCTGTAACTATTCccaaaataagaaaagaatttAATGATGACGACCGGAAAGCCATAGAGAAGGTTTTTCGTGCAAAGAAAATCCTTCTCTGTGGTATTGGTCCTTACGAATACAATAGGATATTGGCATGTCAGTCAGCCAAGGAAATCTGGGAAGCTCTCTAG